A stretch of Metabacillus sp. FJAT-52054 DNA encodes these proteins:
- a CDS encoding PTS mannitol transporter subunit IICBA: MAQNNIKVGVQKFGNFLSSMVMPNIGAFIAWGLITALFIPTGWLPNEGFAKLVDPMVTYLLPLLIGYTGGKLIHDQRGGVVGAIATMGVIVGSGIPMFLGAMIMGPLGGYAIKKFDQWVEGKVKAGFEMLVNNFSVGIIGGILALLSLVGVGPAVSAFTGILVAGVDWMVGLGILPLTSILIEPAKVLFLNNAINHGVLSPIALEQAKQHGQSVLFLLEANPGPGLGILLAYTFFGKGSAKQSAPGAAIIQFLGGIHEIYFPYILMKPMLFVAAILGGMSGVFTLVLFGGGLSAPASPGSIIAILLATPKDGGTYIANILGVLVAAAVSFIVSALVLKTSKDKETSIEDAANKMQEMKGKKSSVASTFASSAPAGEFPQNVNKVIFACDAGMGSSAMGASILRKKFKEAGLSITSVNSAISNLPSDAEIVITQEELTPRAKNKVPNAYHISVDSFLASPEYDKLVDRLKNGSNEEAPVEEAPASAPVEEPASNSDVLLKENIFLNQRFMDKDEAIRFAGRVLVDGGYVKESYIEAMIARDEMTSTYMGNDVAIPHGTEDAKKDVIKSGVTILQIPDGVDFGGQKVRLLFGIAGKDGTHLEILSGIAVTCSDMENIEKMASASTKEELMDVIGGLNK; the protein is encoded by the coding sequence ATGGCTCAAAATAATATAAAAGTTGGCGTTCAGAAGTTCGGCAACTTCCTAAGCTCAATGGTAATGCCGAATATCGGTGCATTTATCGCCTGGGGTTTGATTACGGCATTATTTATTCCTACCGGCTGGCTGCCGAATGAAGGGTTCGCCAAGCTTGTAGATCCAATGGTTACGTATTTGCTTCCATTGCTTATCGGTTACACCGGAGGTAAGCTGATTCATGATCAGCGCGGAGGCGTAGTCGGTGCGATCGCCACAATGGGTGTCATTGTAGGATCAGGCATTCCGATGTTCCTCGGTGCCATGATTATGGGACCTCTTGGCGGTTACGCGATTAAGAAATTTGATCAGTGGGTTGAAGGAAAGGTAAAAGCCGGCTTTGAAATGCTGGTGAATAACTTCTCTGTCGGAATTATCGGCGGTATTCTAGCACTGCTCTCTTTAGTAGGTGTAGGACCTGCGGTATCAGCGTTCACAGGAATTCTGGTAGCAGGAGTAGACTGGATGGTAGGACTGGGAATTCTTCCTCTGACCAGCATTCTGATTGAACCGGCAAAAGTTCTTTTCTTAAATAACGCAATTAACCACGGGGTATTGTCTCCGATTGCATTGGAGCAGGCAAAGCAGCATGGACAATCCGTTCTGTTCCTGCTTGAAGCGAATCCTGGTCCGGGACTTGGAATTCTTCTTGCCTATACGTTCTTTGGCAAAGGCTCGGCTAAACAATCTGCACCGGGAGCTGCCATCATTCAATTCCTGGGCGGAATACATGAAATTTATTTCCCTTATATTTTAATGAAACCAATGCTTTTTGTAGCCGCAATTCTTGGCGGTATGAGTGGTGTGTTCACCCTTGTCCTATTTGGCGGAGGTCTTTCTGCTCCAGCATCACCGGGAAGCATTATCGCGATTTTGCTTGCAACACCAAAGGACGGCGGAACATACATTGCTAATATTTTAGGAGTCCTCGTCGCTGCAGCCGTTTCTTTCATCGTTTCTGCTCTTGTCTTGAAAACAAGCAAAGACAAAGAGACAAGCATTGAAGATGCAGCAAACAAAATGCAGGAAATGAAAGGCAAGAAAAGCAGTGTTGCAAGCACGTTTGCTTCTTCTGCTCCAGCCGGCGAATTCCCGCAGAATGTAAACAAAGTTATCTTCGCATGTGATGCCGGAATGGGCTCAAGTGCGATGGGTGCATCGATTTTGAGAAAGAAATTTAAAGAAGCGGGATTAAGCATTACCTCTGTAAACTCGGCGATTTCCAATCTTCCTAGTGATGCTGAAATTGTGATTACACAGGAAGAATTGACTCCGAGAGCGAAAAATAAGGTTCCCAATGCGTATCACATTTCAGTCGACAGCTTCCTTGCGAGTCCTGAATACGATAAATTGGTAGACCGTTTGAAAAATGGATCCAATGAAGAGGCTCCGGTTGAAGAAGCTCCTGCTTCAGCTCCGGTTGAAGAGCCAGCTTCCAATTCAGATGTCCTTCTAAAAGAAAACATCTTCCTAAATCAGCGTTTTATGGACAAGGACGAAGCGATTCGTTTTGCCGGCCGTGTTTTAGTGGATGGTGGCTACGTGAAGGAATCCTATATTGAGGCTATGATTGCAAGAGATGAAATGACATCTACCTATATGGGGAATGATGTGGCGATTCCTCATGGTACAGAGGACGCCAAGAAAGATGTGATCAAATCCGGTGTGACCATTCTTCAAATTCCGGATGGCGTTGATTTCGGAGGACAAAAGGTACGTCTTCTATTCGGAATTGCCGGAAAAGATGGAACACATCTTGAAATTCTCTCAGGTATTGCTGTAACCTGCTCGGATATGGAGAACATTGAAAAAATGGCATCCGCATCCACGAAGGAAGAATTGATGGATGTAATCGGAGGACTAAATAAATAA
- the gvpT gene encoding GvpT/GvpP family gas vesicle accessory protein: MNKSKLAKDMFKGGTVKRTVAGGILGATVGYFATPERSKKLLSLMGNEALKNAGINADMEDVTSKLDRFKGVGEKSKKAIGKLNFMKKRKKEDNEFPENEDEQEMSSEDEEYDESDYEENTNDQDDNSYDSDDENEDEENEDYNSLKEEKKRLQEQMKELEAKMSKYEDEDENEDKEEEEYTGREKNSSASDEEEEEKDTVLSSNDDTSAVKN; this comes from the coding sequence ATGAATAAATCAAAACTTGCAAAAGATATGTTCAAAGGCGGTACGGTGAAACGCACAGTGGCCGGGGGAATCTTAGGAGCAACAGTCGGCTATTTTGCCACACCTGAACGCAGCAAAAAACTTCTGTCTCTTATGGGAAATGAAGCTCTTAAAAACGCCGGCATAAACGCAGACATGGAAGATGTGACAAGCAAGCTTGACCGCTTCAAAGGCGTTGGAGAAAAATCCAAAAAGGCCATCGGCAAACTGAATTTCATGAAAAAACGCAAAAAAGAGGACAACGAATTCCCTGAAAATGAAGATGAACAGGAAATGAGCTCTGAGGATGAAGAGTACGACGAAAGTGACTATGAAGAGAACACAAATGATCAGGATGATAACAGCTACGATTCTGATGACGAAAACGAAGATGAGGAAAACGAAGATTACAATTCATTAAAAGAAGAAAAGAAGAGACTGCAGGAGCAAATGAAAGAGCTTGAAGCAAAAATGAGCAAGTACGAAGACGAAGACGAAAATGAAGACAAGGAAGAAGAAGAATACACGGGCCGTGAAAAAAACAGCAGCGCTTCTGATGAGGAAGAAGAAGAAAAAGATACGGTTCTATCGAGTAATGATGATACATCTGCAGTGAAAAATTAA
- the blaOXA gene encoding class D beta-lactamase yields MKKFKKQMIFAALAAAVILAIWVKPDAEALAVKEEIRKLEAEEFFASHPGTFVLHEVKKDRTFVFNESRAKERTAPESTFKVPNALIGLQTKAVEDEYDIKYWDGVEREIPVWNQDHTLGSGMRYSVVWYYQAMARDIGEQRMKEWVDKISYGNKDISGGIDQFWLNSTLKISPLEQTEFMESLYKEELPFDAAVMNTVKRMMVQEEGKHYTIYAKTGQGAGKGWYVGIIESGKSTYTFAAHIDGTSAEAKKITRSILQKYKLITN; encoded by the coding sequence ATGAAAAAGTTCAAAAAGCAAATGATTTTTGCTGCTTTGGCAGCAGCAGTGATTCTGGCAATATGGGTGAAACCTGACGCTGAAGCACTTGCTGTTAAGGAGGAGATCAGAAAGCTTGAGGCAGAAGAGTTTTTTGCCTCTCATCCGGGGACATTTGTTCTTCACGAAGTAAAAAAAGACCGGACCTTTGTTTTCAACGAAAGTCGTGCAAAGGAAAGAACGGCTCCAGAATCTACTTTTAAGGTTCCGAACGCTCTGATTGGCCTTCAAACGAAAGCCGTTGAGGATGAGTACGACATCAAATACTGGGATGGAGTGGAACGGGAGATTCCTGTATGGAATCAGGATCATACATTAGGTTCAGGAATGAGATATTCGGTGGTGTGGTACTATCAGGCGATGGCCCGGGATATCGGAGAGCAAAGGATGAAAGAGTGGGTAGACAAAATCTCTTATGGTAATAAGGATATCAGCGGTGGAATTGACCAGTTCTGGCTGAACAGCACTCTTAAAATATCACCGCTGGAGCAGACTGAATTTATGGAATCGCTGTACAAGGAAGAACTGCCTTTCGATGCTGCCGTGATGAATACAGTAAAACGGATGATGGTTCAGGAAGAAGGTAAGCATTACACGATTTATGCAAAAACCGGACAAGGGGCAGGAAAGGGCTGGTATGTGGGAATCATCGAATCTGGAAAGAGTACCTATACGTTTGCTGCCCATATTGATGGAACCTCAGCGGAAGCAAAAAAGATAACGAGAAGCATTTTGCAGAAATATAAGCTGATTACGAATTAA
- a CDS encoding ABC transporter permease produces MRISVKKVRAITAMKFQTLLNNTGVMLGPILALGFVFVIKNIMPDVDVNNEGVSFSTNAFALSFGIIFNIAIAGISMSSAPLAEEKEKNTLRVLMTSSVNGLEYLIGTLLPPFLLLILVNLLMIPVSGSSFGNIPFGTFFIMTTAASLISLIIGYIIGIFSKNQAQASLLSMPITLLLTSVPAVKLFQEDLSAILDYTYTGVLTNYVNGIVSESGYIWNATDISVLIGWLAAALGIFVYAYKKNGLDR; encoded by the coding sequence TTGAGGATTTCAGTAAAAAAAGTCAGAGCCATCACGGCTATGAAATTTCAGACGCTGCTGAATAATACGGGAGTCATGTTAGGGCCGATTCTCGCTTTGGGATTTGTATTTGTCATTAAAAATATTATGCCGGATGTAGATGTAAACAATGAAGGAGTATCCTTTTCAACGAATGCATTCGCCCTGAGCTTCGGGATTATTTTCAACATCGCCATAGCTGGAATCTCTATGAGCAGTGCTCCATTAGCAGAAGAAAAGGAAAAGAACACATTGAGAGTACTCATGACGTCCTCTGTAAATGGCCTGGAGTACTTGATAGGGACACTGTTGCCTCCTTTTCTGCTGTTAATCCTGGTCAATCTGCTGATGATTCCTGTGAGCGGGTCTTCATTTGGGAACATCCCATTTGGAACCTTCTTCATCATGACAACTGCAGCGAGCCTGATCAGCCTGATCATAGGGTATATTATTGGAATTTTCTCAAAAAACCAGGCGCAGGCTTCCTTATTGAGCATGCCGATCACCTTGCTTTTGACTTCCGTACCTGCAGTGAAGCTTTTCCAGGAGGATTTGTCCGCCATATTGGACTATACCTACACAGGGGTGCTGACAAACTATGTGAACGGTATCGTTTCTGAGAGCGGCTATATATGGAATGCCACCGACATTAGTGTCCTCATCGGCTGGCTGGCTGCTGCATTAGGGATTTTTGTTTACGCCTATAAGAAAAACGGGTTGGATCGTTAA
- a CDS encoding YbaN family protein, protein MNTIKMIKMILLVSIGSIALVIGTAGTFLPVLPGGPFYLIAAFCFAKSSKRIDRWFKDTWVYKKYVLAFLQKKGMSLAEKIRINVIADFFILVSVLYVDILLVRILLIVLALYKHYYFIYKIKTLHPGDREASKKSESM, encoded by the coding sequence ATGAACACGATTAAAATGATTAAAATGATCCTGTTGGTTTCAATTGGATCAATAGCCTTGGTGATTGGGACTGCAGGAACGTTCCTTCCTGTTCTGCCAGGAGGTCCTTTTTACTTAATCGCTGCCTTTTGCTTTGCGAAAAGTTCAAAGAGAATTGACCGCTGGTTTAAGGATACCTGGGTTTATAAAAAATACGTTCTGGCATTCCTGCAGAAAAAAGGGATGAGCCTGGCGGAGAAAATCAGGATCAATGTGATAGCGGATTTTTTTATATTGGTTTCTGTGTTATATGTGGACATTCTTTTAGTGAGAATTTTGCTGATTGTTCTTGCTTTATATAAACATTATTATTTTATTTATAAAATTAAGACGCTCCACCCGGGGGATCGCGAGGCTTCAAAGAAGTCTGAATCCATGTGA
- a CDS encoding cupin domain-containing protein, with protein sequence MMYESQASMQFAFDMHNSFLFKKNDENYITIMGSKQLNTIKTSLLDIFLSKGNLVEPHYHQNAAELVYCISGSADVSILNPFTKQLLTYRISPQQVANVPQGWWHYEQAIEDHTHLLAIFNASNPEVVLGSDILKFTPASIMSQTYCISENEWKQVTEPVRPSTYIGPYEDCTGEERTASIDYFQPPHYWGAR encoded by the coding sequence ATGATGTACGAGAGCCAGGCTTCAATGCAGTTTGCGTTTGACATGCACAATAGCTTCCTTTTTAAAAAGAACGATGAAAACTACATTACCATTATGGGATCTAAACAGCTGAACACCATTAAGACATCCCTGCTTGATATCTTCTTGAGCAAAGGGAACCTCGTAGAACCGCACTACCACCAAAATGCAGCGGAACTCGTCTACTGCATATCAGGCTCTGCTGACGTTTCCATTTTAAATCCCTTTACAAAGCAGCTCCTTACCTATCGAATCTCCCCTCAGCAAGTCGCTAATGTCCCCCAAGGATGGTGGCACTATGAACAAGCTATAGAGGATCACACACATCTTCTTGCCATCTTTAACGCATCGAACCCCGAAGTGGTCCTCGGCTCCGACATCCTGAAATTCACTCCGGCAAGCATCATGTCACAAACGTATTGTATCAGCGAAAACGAATGGAAGCAGGTAACAGAGCCCGTCAGGCCCAGTACGTATATCGGACCTTATGAAGACTGTACAGGAGAGGAAAGAACCGCTTCGATTGACTATTTTCAGCCGCCTCATTATTGGGGAGCCAGATAG
- a CDS encoding BglG family transcription antiterminator yields the protein MFVTSREKAIIELIIKTSGKHTAHSIAAFLHVSVRTVQRDLKNIEPILNRFDLSLSKSQDKGLSITGKNENIFKLVQMMVNIKLVDLTAEERKLLILIELMEEKEAIKLAPLANDLGISVTTLVTYMDELSGWLSSFGIELSRKKGVGVELIAREDSKRKALASFFLMYFNEELIENVFRLSQTENKDQKVLHYFNAAYLRAVDEQLSVQNNGYLKLADSAYIALIVHICITVQRHEGGFRLPEGEEDSYIHEYEEYKRMKEVSRGIENAFSIVLDEPEIHFLSVIWRGSRVQEAEEVYYDSVVIGRSIKRTIQHVSQKLNIDLTSDFSLFQGLFAHMEPSLFRIQQGLASFNPLTDDIKKKYPVLYMAVEKSLELEFGDIKFPPDEIAYIVLHFGSALELRKEELSIRALVVCPTGIGTSKMLASRIKKEMAEISSIEVASLKEIQEIDLQKFDLVISTVRLPFFQQSYVLVNPLLTDEDIESIRHFLGEHIQTFTSKQHYADQNLPKAFQETMESSSSLEVLLQEMEDIHTSIRMILKNLAVTDRKKADSHHHLLEEMALECEAEGLLTGAKAVAEQLLARERQAGLGIPDTNMALFHARHDGVKELIFRVVHLDEPYQIKGMDRNDMQARNILLLIAPMNLRPRQFEIVSLISTAIVESKENMLIFSSSNGQMIRRKLEETFYAYVQNKRIKE from the coding sequence ATGTTTGTTACCTCCAGGGAAAAAGCAATAATAGAGCTCATTATTAAGACGTCAGGCAAACATACCGCTCATTCCATTGCTGCTTTTCTTCATGTCAGTGTCAGAACCGTGCAGCGGGATCTGAAAAACATTGAACCGATTCTAAACCGGTTTGATCTTTCCCTTTCGAAGTCACAGGACAAGGGCCTTTCCATTACCGGAAAGAATGAGAATATCTTCAAGCTTGTTCAGATGATGGTGAATATCAAGCTTGTCGATCTGACAGCTGAAGAAAGAAAATTACTCATTTTGATTGAATTAATGGAAGAGAAAGAGGCCATTAAGCTTGCTCCGCTCGCGAATGATCTTGGAATCAGCGTCACGACCCTTGTCACCTATATGGACGAACTTTCAGGCTGGCTCAGCAGCTTCGGAATCGAGCTATCCAGAAAAAAAGGAGTAGGGGTGGAGCTTATTGCGCGTGAGGATTCCAAAAGAAAAGCGCTGGCCAGCTTTTTCCTTATGTATTTTAATGAAGAATTGATTGAAAATGTTTTTCGCCTGAGTCAGACGGAAAATAAGGATCAAAAGGTGCTTCATTACTTTAACGCGGCGTACTTAAGAGCAGTAGATGAACAATTAAGCGTTCAGAACAATGGCTATTTAAAGCTCGCGGATAGTGCGTATATCGCCCTCATTGTCCATATTTGCATCACGGTCCAAAGGCATGAAGGCGGGTTCCGGCTGCCTGAGGGAGAAGAAGACTCTTACATCCATGAATATGAAGAGTATAAGAGGATGAAAGAGGTCAGCCGCGGAATAGAGAATGCTTTTTCAATTGTTTTGGATGAGCCGGAAATTCATTTTCTATCTGTCATCTGGAGAGGATCCCGAGTCCAGGAAGCCGAAGAGGTTTACTATGACAGCGTCGTGATTGGCCGTTCCATTAAGAGAACCATTCAGCATGTTTCTCAAAAATTGAACATCGATTTAACCTCGGATTTCTCTTTGTTTCAAGGATTATTCGCCCATATGGAACCGTCGCTATTCCGGATTCAGCAGGGACTGGCATCCTTTAATCCTTTGACAGACGATATTAAAAAGAAGTATCCGGTTCTTTATATGGCAGTGGAGAAAAGTCTTGAATTAGAATTTGGCGACATCAAGTTTCCACCCGATGAAATAGCGTATATTGTTCTGCACTTTGGATCGGCGCTTGAGCTAAGAAAAGAGGAGTTGTCCATTCGGGCCCTCGTTGTATGCCCGACCGGCATTGGAACATCCAAGATGCTCGCCAGCCGGATCAAGAAGGAAATGGCAGAGATTTCATCCATTGAGGTTGCCTCCCTAAAAGAAATTCAGGAAATCGATTTGCAGAAATTTGACTTGGTCATATCGACCGTCCGGCTGCCGTTTTTTCAGCAGAGCTACGTGCTGGTCAACCCATTGCTGACAGATGAGGATATTGAATCGATTCGGCACTTCTTAGGGGAACATATTCAAACGTTCACAAGCAAGCAGCATTATGCGGACCAAAATTTGCCGAAGGCTTTTCAGGAAACGATGGAATCATCTTCTTCCCTTGAGGTCCTTTTGCAGGAGATGGAGGATATCCACACTTCGATTCGGATGATTTTAAAGAATTTAGCGGTTACTGACCGGAAAAAGGCCGATAGTCATCATCATCTTTTGGAAGAAATGGCACTCGAATGCGAAGCAGAGGGCCTGCTGACAGGAGCGAAGGCAGTAGCGGAACAGCTGCTGGCACGGGAGCGGCAAGCGGGTCTTGGGATTCCGGATACAAACATGGCGCTTTTTCATGCCAGGCATGATGGGGTCAAGGAGCTCATCTTCCGGGTTGTCCATCTCGATGAGCCTTATCAAATCAAAGGGATGGACCGGAATGATATGCAGGCGAGAAACATCCTGCTCCTCATAGCTCCGATGAATTTACGGCCCAGGCAGTTTGAAATTGTCAGCTTAATTAGTACCGCCATTGTAGAAAGCAAAGAAAATATGCTCATCTTTTCTTCCTCGAATGGACAGATGATCCGCCGGAAATTAGAAGAAACGTTTTACGCTTACGTACAAAATAAACGGATAAAGGAATGA
- a CDS encoding ABC transporter ATP-binding protein: MERHTVIDAEQLSKQFKNEPALKKLSFSVQSGEIFGFLGPSGSGKTTTIKILTGQLAQTSGKATVLGKPIEQINESIYEQVGIVTDNSGLYERMTVYSNLKLFARILGVEMERIDVLLKRVGLFGHKNKIAGKLSKGMTQRLVLARAILHEPKVLFLDEPTSGLDPSTATSVHELLLELKESGTAIFLTTHNMDEAAKLCDQIALLHNGVIVEHGAPKALCLKYNRNKQYQIRLEDEREFMLPHSEETGEKIQQWIAAGELVTIHSNEPTLEKVFLELTGRELL, encoded by the coding sequence ATGGAAAGACATACAGTGATTGATGCTGAACAGTTATCCAAGCAGTTCAAAAACGAACCGGCATTAAAAAAACTTAGTTTCTCAGTCCAATCTGGTGAAATATTTGGATTTCTGGGCCCCTCTGGATCAGGGAAAACAACCACGATTAAAATACTAACCGGACAATTGGCGCAAACTTCAGGAAAAGCAACGGTATTAGGAAAACCCATCGAACAAATAAACGAAAGCATTTACGAACAAGTCGGCATTGTTACAGATAACAGTGGATTATATGAAAGAATGACCGTTTACAGCAACTTGAAGCTGTTCGCCAGGATTTTAGGAGTAGAGATGGAACGGATTGATGTTCTTCTGAAAAGAGTGGGGCTGTTCGGGCATAAAAATAAAATTGCCGGTAAGCTTTCGAAGGGAATGACTCAGCGGCTGGTTCTGGCCAGAGCCATCTTGCATGAGCCAAAGGTGCTCTTCTTGGATGAACCGACGAGCGGTTTAGACCCGAGTACAGCTACATCTGTACACGAATTGCTGCTGGAGCTGAAAGAATCGGGGACGGCCATTTTTCTTACGACCCACAACATGGACGAGGCGGCTAAACTATGTGATCAAATTGCTCTTCTTCATAATGGGGTAATAGTAGAGCATGGAGCCCCTAAAGCGCTGTGCCTCAAGTACAATCGGAATAAACAGTATCAGATTCGATTAGAGGACGAGCGGGAATTTATGCTGCCTCACTCTGAGGAAACAGGGGAAAAGATCCAGCAGTGGATAGCCGCTGGCGAGCTTGTTACGATTCATTCCAATGAACCGACATTAGAAAAAGTGTTCCTGGAACTGACGGGGAGGGAATTGCTTTGA
- a CDS encoding YpzG family protein — translation MSYRDQLDQHSAQFHHNWTRPKRSKSQVCGHTEMSQTNIILRSNAKAHRW, via the coding sequence ATGAGTTACCGAGACCAGTTAGACCAGCATTCAGCCCAGTTTCATCATAATTGGACAAGGCCAAAGCGTTCGAAATCGCAGGTGTGCGGTCATACCGAGATGTCGCAGACCAACATCATTTTGCGAAGCAATGCCAAAGCCCATCGCTGGTAA
- a CDS encoding FHA domain-containing protein codes for MLHACLRVEEGHGFAQGAFIPFKRNRMLIGRLSEGNHLDVHFSNPYISRKHAVIQCENGTYTITNLKSKHGVEVNGLSLEPLQQIPLGDQDFISLAKGAVKLTFINQCEDGLETTKDLICPERHVLKICREKRLVLIQGQPLRLNGKYMELLLFLEEHCDKVVSYDEIKKRIWPERFSDNSGMVHEVGQEELSALVYRLRKKLGKFGKKIVTAPGAGYMLEK; via the coding sequence TTGCTTCATGCATGTCTTAGAGTGGAGGAAGGGCACGGTTTTGCTCAGGGCGCCTTCATCCCGTTTAAGCGAAACAGAATGCTGATTGGACGGTTGTCTGAAGGAAATCATCTGGACGTGCATTTCTCCAATCCGTACATATCCAGAAAACATGCGGTCATTCAATGCGAAAATGGAACCTATACCATTACCAACCTAAAAAGCAAGCACGGTGTAGAAGTGAACGGTCTTTCCCTAGAGCCGCTTCAGCAGATTCCGTTGGGGGATCAGGACTTTATCTCCCTTGCGAAAGGGGCAGTAAAGCTGACCTTTATTAATCAGTGTGAAGACGGGCTTGAAACAACAAAGGACCTGATCTGCCCTGAACGGCATGTGCTTAAGATCTGCAGAGAAAAGCGCTTAGTCCTGATCCAGGGGCAACCGTTGCGGCTTAACGGAAAGTATATGGAGCTGTTGCTTTTCCTGGAGGAACATTGTGATAAAGTGGTCAGTTATGATGAAATAAAAAAACGAATTTGGCCTGAAAGATTTTCAGATAACAGCGGGATGGTTCATGAGGTTGGGCAGGAAGAGCTGAGTGCGCTCGTTTACCGGCTCCGTAAAAAGCTCGGCAAATTCGGCAAAAAGATTGTTACGGCACCAGGAGCAGGGTATATGCTTGAAAAATAA
- a CDS encoding LytTR family transcriptional regulator DNA-binding domain-containing protein, whose amino-acid sequence MTFVSLDQVMKEEAHRIILKNVDLVIGESSHIGIKMSNEESVMLFDLITGRIPPSSGHIYRETESIFSQMKDEGLYDSLTVQSYLKFFKELADYPDPLEESIAAFSLLDVWGTKIKKLTDDQKRRVSLFRMSLFSPDVLLIENPLDNLSGEGIELYLKAVEHVRSGITATVITSNSIEDLLLLTSEIYRYNQAAGLEKTDLFAEETDDILMQKKESEAFKPNRVFKVTCKLADKTIFFSPDEIDYIESVNSVSHLRINEEYFPTDLTMNDLEEKLHTFGFFRCHRSYLVNLQRVSELISYSKNSYTLILKGHPNVKVPLSRTRLEEMKQLLDF is encoded by the coding sequence ATGACTTTTGTTTCTTTAGATCAAGTAATGAAAGAAGAAGCTCACCGGATTATCTTAAAGAATGTAGATTTAGTTATTGGTGAGTCCTCGCATATCGGGATAAAGATGTCCAATGAAGAAAGTGTCATGCTGTTTGATTTGATAACAGGGAGAATTCCTCCTTCCAGCGGCCATATCTATAGAGAGACAGAATCGATTTTTTCGCAAATGAAAGATGAGGGCTTATATGATTCGCTAACCGTTCAAAGCTACCTGAAATTTTTTAAGGAGCTTGCAGATTATCCGGACCCTTTGGAGGAATCCATTGCTGCCTTTTCTCTGCTGGATGTGTGGGGTACGAAAATCAAAAAATTGACAGATGACCAGAAAAGAAGGGTCAGCTTATTTCGAATGTCTTTGTTTTCTCCTGATGTGCTGCTAATTGAAAATCCGTTAGATAACTTATCGGGTGAAGGAATTGAGCTTTATTTAAAAGCGGTTGAACATGTCCGCTCCGGTATCACGGCAACGGTCATCACCTCTAATTCAATCGAAGATTTATTGCTGTTAACCAGCGAGATCTACCGCTATAATCAAGCAGCGGGTCTGGAAAAAACCGATCTTTTCGCCGAAGAGACGGATGACATACTCATGCAAAAGAAAGAGAGTGAAGCATTTAAGCCGAACCGTGTTTTCAAAGTAACATGTAAATTAGCGGATAAGACCATTTTTTTCAGTCCGGATGAGATCGATTATATTGAAAGCGTCAACAGTGTCAGCCATTTGCGCATTAATGAGGAATACTTCCCTACAGACTTGACTATGAATGACCTCGAAGAGAAACTACATACATTCGGCTTTTTCAGATGCCACCGGTCATATTTAGTGAACCTGCAGCGGGTTTCAGAATTGATTAGCTATTCAAAGAACAGCTACACGCTGATTTTAAAAGGTCATCCAAATGTAAAGGTTCCTCTTTCCAGAACCCGTTTAGAAGAAATGAAGCAATTACTTGATTTTTAG
- a CDS encoding general stress protein, translating to MSPKFKLFHNDEHLKESIDKIRKDGVRDEDIYILSHDNDHVRRSRKETDANKVGVKVTGLGTATKNIFRSKDDKLVVKMQKIGFDTKKAEELEEELDKGKVLLIVTNQDEVSF from the coding sequence ATGAGTCCGAAATTCAAGTTATTCCATAATGACGAACATTTAAAAGAATCCATTGATAAAATTCGCAAAGACGGGGTGCGCGATGAGGATATTTATATCCTTTCCCATGACAATGACCATGTAAGACGTTCAAGAAAGGAAACAGACGCCAATAAGGTAGGCGTAAAGGTGACCGGTCTAGGAACGGCTACAAAAAATATATTCAGAAGCAAAGACGACAAACTCGTCGTTAAGATGCAAAAAATCGGCTTTGACACAAAAAAAGCCGAGGAACTGGAAGAAGAATTGGATAAAGGAAAAGTACTATTAATCGTAACTAATCAGGATGAAGTTTCGTTCTAA